A single region of the Pseudalkalibacillus berkeleyi genome encodes:
- the mscL gene encoding large conductance mechanosensitive channel protein MscL → MRFLYGLKEFLLRGNVVDMGIGIIIGTAFSKIVQSFVSDIVMPPIGLLLSSTDFSELYLNLSGTKYASLQDAQAAGAATINVGLFIETLIHFLIVAFAVYLFIIQVNKVRNVPIEQTRFTTCSYCYTTISSLASRCPNCTSNLNGTPSSNHDRMKVRFK, encoded by the coding sequence ATGAGATTTTTGTATGGATTGAAAGAGTTCTTGTTACGAGGAAATGTTGTGGATATGGGAATAGGAATTATCATAGGTACAGCTTTCAGTAAAATTGTACAGTCGTTCGTATCCGATATTGTCATGCCACCAATCGGCCTTTTATTAAGCAGTACAGATTTTTCTGAGTTGTATTTGAATCTCTCCGGGACGAAATATGCCTCCCTACAGGATGCTCAAGCTGCTGGGGCAGCCACAATCAATGTAGGTCTTTTCATAGAAACACTCATACACTTTCTTATTGTTGCATTTGCAGTCTATTTGTTCATCATACAAGTGAATAAGGTAAGAAATGTACCGATTGAACAAACTAGATTTACAACATGCTCTTATTGTTATACAACGATATCAAGTTTAGCTTCACGCTGTCCGAATTGTACATCCAATCTAAATGGCACCCCATCAAGTAATCATGACCGGATGAAGGTTAGATTTAAATGA
- a CDS encoding isopenicillin N synthase family dioxygenase, which yields MTKPFIRTLNLKDYTHGDSQSRQAFSEEFAAGLKDIGFIILEGHGVDHKLIDKNYELWEKLFSMDTETKQKYEGIDGGQRGYTGFGKEHAKNRTVGDLKEFWHTGQELPHGHPLTSEYPSNVWPDEIPELRKNALNFYRELERVSRNMLEALAMHFDLRKDFFADMLKDGNSILRSIHYPKLDESMDPNAIRAAEHEDINLITLLVESTASGLELLTRDGEWMEVKAEKGQIIVDAGDMLSRITNEVIPATTHRVVNPVGENTSRYSMPFFVHPYSSCLLETIPATVTKDNPEKYPAITAGDFLYERLVEIGLIKA from the coding sequence TTGACGAAACCATTTATTAGAACGTTAAATTTGAAGGACTACACACATGGAGACTCACAATCTCGCCAAGCATTCTCTGAAGAGTTTGCAGCTGGACTTAAGGATATCGGATTCATCATTCTTGAAGGACATGGTGTAGATCATAAATTGATCGACAAAAACTATGAGCTATGGGAAAAGTTATTCAGCATGGATACTGAAACGAAGCAAAAGTACGAAGGTATCGATGGTGGACAACGTGGTTATACAGGATTCGGTAAAGAGCATGCAAAGAACCGTACTGTCGGTGACTTGAAAGAATTTTGGCATACAGGACAGGAACTTCCTCATGGGCACCCTCTAACTTCTGAGTACCCTTCAAACGTATGGCCAGATGAAATTCCAGAACTACGTAAAAATGCATTGAACTTCTACCGTGAACTTGAAAGAGTTTCACGCAACATGCTTGAAGCACTTGCGATGCACTTCGATCTTCGCAAAGATTTCTTTGCAGATATGTTGAAAGATGGAAACAGCATTCTTCGCTCTATCCATTATCCTAAGTTGGACGAGTCAATGGATCCAAATGCAATCCGTGCTGCTGAGCATGAAGATATTAACTTAATTACATTGTTGGTTGAATCTACTGCTTCAGGACTTGAGCTTCTTACACGTGATGGTGAATGGATGGAAGTTAAGGCTGAAAAAGGACAAATCATCGTAGATGCTGGAGACATGCTTTCTCGCATTACGAACGAAGTCATTCCTGCAACAACTCACCGCGTTGTGAACCCTGTTGGAGAAAATACTTCACGTTATTCTATGCCTTTCTTCGTGCACCCTTACAGCAGCTGCTTGTTAGAAACAATTCCTGCTACAGTGACGAAGGACAACCCTGAAAAGTATCCTGCTATAACTGCAGGCGACTTCTTATATGAAAGATTGGTTGAAATCGGCCTAATTAAAGCTTAA
- a CDS encoding cation:proton antiporter translates to MLDSLLFLLMLTITLGIASQWVAWRYRFPAIVLMSLVGLLVGPFLGILNPKEDFGDMFGPMVSIAVAIILFEGSLNLDFREIRGLRHSVLRIVSVGAFIAWLLGSLAAHYVAGLSWAVSFVIGGLFIVTGPTVILPLLRQAKLKSRPATILKWEGIVVDPIGALLAVFAFEIIKFFSSEEVTATVLFFFFLGSVFAALFGWLCAKLVGWMFEQGYVAEFLKSPMVFTVVIACFTITDEIVHETGLLAVTVMGLVLANMHISSIDDMRNFKENISVLLISTIFIMLTASLSLETLLEILNWKIILFVVLMLFIVRPISIALSTIGTDLTLKEKILVGWIAPRGIVALTVSGYFASVLLNQGFEDAKLLIPLTFALVFATVVVHGFSIVPLAKKLDLAVEGKPGILIVGGSSFSTALAKSFEELNISTMVADSSWERLITARKAGVSSYHGEILSEHTEYHLDYTPYEQLIAMTEIDSYNALVCTNFVPEFGRNNLYQLCLHNDHIDDLEDLVHTIGGKILFKKGATWEELNKRVECGHVIRKTKLTEKYTYKQYLAERNDDTILLYIVKGGKVTFYFQEGEVNPEIGDLVVSLGPPNNGKEKPKPIVGSKL, encoded by the coding sequence ATGCTGGACTCGCTATTATTTTTACTTATGCTAACGATTACGTTAGGTATAGCTTCACAATGGGTAGCATGGCGCTACCGTTTTCCTGCTATCGTGCTAATGTCTTTAGTTGGATTGCTAGTAGGTCCTTTTTTGGGGATTCTGAATCCAAAGGAAGACTTCGGAGATATGTTTGGTCCAATGGTTTCTATTGCAGTTGCCATTATATTGTTTGAAGGAAGTTTGAATCTTGATTTCCGTGAAATTCGCGGTCTTAGACATTCGGTATTACGTATCGTTTCAGTAGGTGCTTTTATCGCATGGCTGTTAGGATCATTAGCTGCCCATTATGTTGCCGGACTCTCTTGGGCTGTTTCGTTCGTCATTGGCGGGTTATTCATCGTGACAGGACCGACTGTTATTTTGCCGCTCTTGAGGCAGGCGAAGTTAAAATCTAGACCAGCGACGATTTTAAAGTGGGAAGGAATTGTAGTGGACCCGATTGGCGCGCTACTTGCCGTATTTGCATTTGAAATCATTAAATTCTTCTCATCTGAAGAAGTTACAGCAACTGTCTTATTTTTCTTCTTCCTAGGTTCTGTGTTCGCCGCATTGTTTGGATGGTTGTGTGCGAAGCTAGTCGGCTGGATGTTTGAACAAGGATATGTAGCAGAATTCCTTAAATCACCGATGGTATTCACCGTCGTAATCGCTTGTTTCACAATTACAGATGAAATTGTGCATGAAACCGGCTTACTAGCCGTAACCGTAATGGGGCTAGTACTTGCGAATATGCACATATCTTCCATTGACGATATGAGAAACTTTAAAGAAAACATTTCAGTACTTCTAATCTCAACTATCTTTATCATGCTTACGGCATCACTATCGCTTGAAACATTACTTGAGATCCTGAATTGGAAAATTATTTTGTTCGTCGTGTTGATGCTGTTTATCGTACGTCCGATTTCCATTGCACTTTCTACAATCGGAACGGATTTGACGCTTAAAGAAAAAATCTTAGTCGGTTGGATTGCCCCGCGTGGAATTGTTGCCCTTACCGTATCAGGATATTTTGCAAGTGTATTACTTAATCAAGGGTTTGAAGACGCAAAGCTGTTAATTCCGCTCACATTTGCGCTTGTATTTGCAACAGTTGTCGTCCATGGATTTTCAATCGTGCCACTCGCGAAAAAGCTAGACCTTGCTGTCGAAGGAAAACCAGGAATTCTGATCGTTGGAGGGAGTAGCTTTAGTACGGCTTTAGCGAAGTCTTTTGAAGAATTAAATATCTCCACTATGGTTGCGGACTCATCTTGGGAGCGTTTAATTACAGCTCGAAAGGCGGGCGTATCTTCCTATCATGGAGAGATACTATCGGAACATACCGAATACCATTTAGACTATACACCTTATGAACAGTTGATTGCGATGACTGAAATCGATTCTTATAACGCGCTTGTCTGTACGAATTTTGTGCCTGAATTCGGTCGGAACAATCTATATCAATTATGTCTTCACAATGATCATATTGATGATCTAGAAGATCTCGTTCATACAATTGGAGGGAAGATTCTCTTCAAAAAAGGTGCTACATGGGAAGAGTTGAATAAACGAGTCGAATGCGGACATGTCATTCGTAAAACAAAGCTTACAGAAAAGTATACGTACAAACAATATTTAGCTGAGCGGAACGATGACACGATTCTGCTCTACATTGTTAAAGGTGGAAAGGTTACATTCTACTTCCAAGAAGGAGAAGTTAATCCTGAAATAGGTGATCTAGTCGTTAGTCTCGGACCACCGAACAATGGAAAGGAAAAACCGAAGCCTATCGTAGGAAGCAAACTATAA
- a CDS encoding fatty acid desaturase family protein yields the protein MKEFHSFGWYAARIAPHLPKQAFKPVPSRLFGGLAYFLIIIASFVTIIFFDTNIWINLLLSFILGSSFAGMGFLGHEILHGTVVRKPWLRDLLGAIAFWPLTTGPKLWRKWHNLTHHVHTQDEENDPDAWPSMQKFKESRLMRWMYRVPFWIRAIASFASLAVTFTLHSMKMFTVYVKEFNPKKQPSVWLEAVLPWATWIGLLVWIGFGKWFFAFLLPLLIANFIVMAYISTNHRLNPLVPVNDPLANSLTVTTPKWVDVLHFNFSYHTEHHLFPGMSPKFYPLVKEQIKQKWPERYHEMPFGKALVALFITPRVYYKDKEFIDPHKGNLFGSLGNGMNPKNLSIKKSKLKLR from the coding sequence ATGAAAGAATTTCATTCATTTGGGTGGTATGCAGCACGAATTGCACCACACTTACCTAAGCAAGCATTCAAGCCTGTCCCTTCAAGATTATTTGGCGGTTTGGCTTATTTTCTCATAATCATTGCAAGCTTTGTCACGATCATCTTCTTTGACACGAATATTTGGATCAATCTTTTGCTGAGCTTCATCCTAGGATCTAGCTTTGCAGGAATGGGTTTCCTAGGACACGAAATTCTACATGGAACCGTTGTACGAAAGCCTTGGTTACGTGATTTACTTGGAGCAATTGCGTTTTGGCCATTGACGACAGGACCGAAATTATGGCGTAAATGGCATAACCTTACGCACCATGTTCATACTCAGGACGAGGAAAATGATCCAGATGCTTGGCCAAGTATGCAGAAGTTTAAGGAAAGTCGTCTCATGCGTTGGATGTATCGCGTACCGTTCTGGATTAGAGCAATTGCAAGCTTCGCATCACTTGCCGTAACGTTTACTTTGCATTCAATGAAGATGTTTACGGTATATGTGAAGGAGTTTAATCCGAAAAAGCAGCCAAGTGTTTGGTTAGAAGCGGTCTTACCTTGGGCAACTTGGATTGGATTACTTGTATGGATTGGATTTGGAAAGTGGTTCTTTGCTTTTCTATTGCCTCTCCTGATCGCAAACTTTATTGTCATGGCATACATTTCAACCAATCACCGTCTAAACCCACTTGTACCTGTGAATGACCCATTAGCAAACAGCCTAACGGTCACGACACCTAAATGGGTGGATGTATTGCACTTTAACTTCTCATACCACACGGAGCATCATTTGTTCCCAGGAATGAGCCCAAAATTTTATCCATTGGTTAAAGAGCAAATCAAACAAAAATGGCCGGAGCGGTATCACGAAATGCCATTTGGTAAAGCACTGGTCGCACTGTTTATTACACCGCGTGTGTATTATAAGGACAAAGAGTTCATTGATCCGCACAAAGGCAATTTATTTGGTTCACTAGGAAACGGAATGAATCCAAAGAACCTTTCCATTAAAAAGTCAAAATTAAAATTGAGATAA
- a CDS encoding FAD-dependent oxidoreductase — protein sequence MSRAMQFPHFPEPIWQSNIQTPQFDALREHKTVDIAIIGAGITGITTAYFLLKAGFTVALIDAGKVMSGTTGHTTAKLTAQHDLIYDELIHHIGKDQAKLYYEANQEAIEYIAQLITEHGVDCGFSRERATLYATDPSSHQKLKKEFEAYEKLGIPGKLSNEIPFNINIESALVMDNQAQFHPLQYLLFLVNEIKNAGGSIYENTTAIDIQTDAKPVVVTREGWKITCDNVITSTHFPFFDGKGFYFTRMHAEKSYVLAIKPSKEYPGGMYLSTDQPKRSLRSATINGEQYVLVGGESHKTGQGINTMKHYEALYQWAESTIGIKNAAFRWSTQDLVTIDNIPYIGPISSNHDNIFVATGYRKWGMTTSVVAASILRDLITKTDNPYCKIFTPSRFIADPGVKDFIVQNADVAGHFIAGKVGLKEKRIEEMSSDEGAVVKVKGKRTGAYKDENGYIHLVDTTCTHLGCECEWNSGDRTWDCPCHGSRFSYDGSVIEGPANRPLKKVSPENNS from the coding sequence ATGTCCAGAGCGATGCAATTCCCACATTTTCCAGAGCCGATATGGCAATCAAACATCCAAACACCTCAATTTGATGCTTTAAGGGAACACAAAACCGTTGATATCGCCATTATTGGTGCAGGAATTACAGGCATTACAACTGCCTATTTTCTGCTAAAGGCTGGATTTACTGTTGCCCTCATAGATGCTGGGAAAGTAATGAGTGGTACGACAGGTCATACGACAGCGAAATTAACTGCTCAACATGATCTCATATATGACGAATTGATACATCATATCGGTAAGGACCAAGCCAAGTTATATTATGAAGCGAATCAAGAGGCTATTGAATACATAGCTCAGTTAATCACAGAACATGGTGTCGATTGTGGTTTCTCAAGAGAACGGGCAACTCTTTATGCTACAGATCCATCCTCTCATCAGAAATTGAAAAAAGAATTTGAAGCTTATGAGAAGCTAGGTATTCCTGGCAAGCTATCAAATGAAATCCCTTTTAACATAAATATCGAATCAGCCTTAGTCATGGACAATCAGGCTCAATTCCATCCTTTACAGTACTTATTGTTTCTCGTAAATGAAATAAAGAATGCCGGTGGATCCATATATGAAAACACAACTGCGATTGATATTCAGACCGATGCAAAGCCGGTCGTTGTAACTCGAGAAGGTTGGAAAATCACGTGTGATAACGTCATTACAAGTACTCACTTTCCATTTTTCGATGGGAAAGGTTTTTATTTTACGAGAATGCATGCAGAAAAATCATATGTACTAGCAATTAAACCAAGCAAGGAGTATCCGGGTGGTATGTATTTGAGTACAGATCAACCGAAGCGCTCACTTCGTTCTGCCACCATCAACGGTGAGCAATATGTCTTGGTTGGAGGTGAAAGCCATAAAACCGGACAAGGCATTAATACGATGAAACACTATGAAGCTTTATATCAATGGGCAGAATCAACAATCGGTATTAAGAATGCTGCTTTTAGATGGTCCACACAGGACTTAGTTACGATAGATAACATCCCTTACATTGGACCGATTAGTTCAAACCATGACAATATCTTTGTTGCAACAGGGTATCGAAAATGGGGGATGACAACGAGTGTGGTAGCTGCCTCTATACTAAGGGACCTCATCACCAAAACCGATAATCCTTATTGTAAAATATTTACCCCATCGCGTTTCATAGCAGATCCAGGGGTGAAAGATTTTATCGTCCAGAATGCAGATGTAGCTGGCCATTTTATTGCTGGAAAGGTCGGTCTGAAAGAAAAGCGTATAGAAGAGATGTCATCTGATGAAGGTGCAGTGGTCAAAGTAAAAGGGAAACGAACGGGTGCCTATAAGGATGAAAATGGCTACATTCACCTTGTCGACACAACGTGTACCCATTTAGGTTGTGAATGCGAGTGGAATAGTGGCGACAGAACATGGGACTGCCCTTGCCATGGATCACGTTTTTCTTATGATGGATCTGTCATTGAAGGTCCAGCAAATCGTCCCCTTAAAAAAGTCTCACCTGAGAATAATTCGTAA
- a CDS encoding glycine betaine uptake BCCT transporter → MKQVSSVFWISIVIAVIFVLWGAILPQHLIDTMSVTQSFFMKSFGWFYQLSATFFLVFSLFLIFSRYGKIKLGKDEDKPEFSRPTWFAMLFSAGMGIGLLFFGVSEPIAHFTNPPIGEGGTSTAAIRALQYTYLHWGFHAWAIYAIVALSLAYYKFRKGYPGLISATLYPILGDKVKGPIGKTIDVIAVIATLFGVAASLGLGAAQINAGLNYLTGIPNNFTVQSMIVLIVTVLFLISAATGIKRGIKYLSNANLGLALILFIVFIILAPTVFVLNLFTTTLGGYVQNLASMGLRLAPFNKDNAEWLQSWTIFYWAWWIAWAPFVGTFIARVSRGRTIREFITAVLIIPTLVCAFWFAIFGGTGIHMEFNLGLDVSGQPLETALFFVYEQLPFTMVLVVVTLLLILTFFITSADSATFVLGMQTTYGSINPPNVVKIVLGLILSASALVLMYTGGLAGFQSAIIISAFPLGVILLFTSYALVKAFSAELAQEKRAKKKMKPGKIRATIKRSRVRPKRS, encoded by the coding sequence GTGAAACAAGTATCTAGCGTATTTTGGATTTCTATCGTTATCGCAGTCATCTTTGTCCTTTGGGGAGCCATCCTACCTCAGCATCTGATTGACACTATGAGTGTTACCCAGTCTTTCTTTATGAAAAGCTTTGGCTGGTTTTATCAATTATCTGCTACATTTTTTCTCGTCTTTTCACTTTTCTTGATTTTCAGCCGGTATGGAAAAATCAAATTAGGTAAAGACGAAGATAAACCTGAATTCAGTAGACCTACATGGTTTGCCATGTTGTTTAGTGCTGGAATGGGAATTGGTTTGTTGTTTTTTGGCGTATCTGAACCCATTGCTCACTTTACCAACCCTCCTATTGGAGAGGGTGGTACAAGTACCGCTGCAATAAGAGCATTGCAATATACGTATTTACATTGGGGGTTCCACGCTTGGGCCATTTACGCGATTGTGGCACTATCTCTTGCCTACTATAAGTTTAGAAAAGGCTATCCAGGTTTAATAAGTGCCACCTTATACCCAATATTAGGTGATAAAGTAAAAGGTCCAATCGGTAAAACCATTGATGTCATCGCAGTCATTGCCACGCTTTTCGGTGTAGCTGCATCATTAGGGTTAGGTGCAGCTCAAATTAACGCTGGTCTTAATTACCTGACGGGCATCCCAAATAATTTCACCGTTCAATCAATGATTGTATTAATTGTTACAGTCTTGTTCCTGATCTCAGCAGCCACAGGGATTAAACGAGGAATTAAATACTTAAGTAACGCCAACCTTGGTTTGGCTCTCATCTTGTTTATCGTGTTCATTATTTTAGCACCGACTGTATTCGTATTAAATTTGTTTACGACTACACTTGGAGGTTATGTACAAAACTTAGCCAGTATGGGCTTACGGTTAGCACCCTTCAACAAAGATAATGCCGAGTGGCTACAATCATGGACAATTTTCTATTGGGCTTGGTGGATTGCATGGGCACCATTTGTAGGTACGTTTATCGCCCGAGTATCTAGAGGACGAACCATTCGAGAATTCATTACAGCAGTCTTGATCATCCCTACCTTAGTTTGTGCTTTCTGGTTTGCGATCTTTGGAGGCACAGGCATTCACATGGAATTCAACCTAGGACTTGATGTATCAGGACAACCTTTAGAAACTGCATTATTCTTTGTATATGAACAGCTTCCATTCACAATGGTACTCGTCGTCGTTACATTGTTACTGATCTTGACGTTCTTCATTACATCTGCCGATTCGGCGACATTCGTACTGGGCATGCAAACGACGTACGGCAGTATTAATCCACCTAACGTTGTTAAGATCGTCTTAGGCTTGATCTTATCAGCCTCTGCCCTTGTATTGATGTATACCGGAGGATTAGCAGGATTCCAGTCCGCCATCATTATTAGTGCTTTTCCGCTCGGTGTCATTCTATTGTTCACTTCGTATGCGCTAGTGAAAGCCTTTAGTGCAGAACTAGCTCAAGAAAAAAGAGCAAAGAAAAAGATGAAGCCAGGTAAAATTCGAGCAACTATTAAAAGAAGCCGGGTTCGTCCAAAAAGAAGCTAA
- a CDS encoding ATP-binding protein: MSKFFFILLFSVILTMTLPAVYSTEFSYDLRIIPIIIAFIYGGMKPGLSLTAVMLGLTYFLNPTMFFPTLGNYIVASVILIYLHKKYHKQTNKNKVIILSVFYLLIAASRGIFLLQEGYTYQFSISLFLSFVTLITLISVIMLIETLRKQITLHRELEHIEKMNAISQLAASVAHEIRNPMTTVRGFLQILSTSKDIPETDRSFISISIEELDRAQTIINEYLSLSKPQESALEVVDFSKVINDSIQVISTYAIINNVEISKAIDEEIRMKCYKHEIQQVFINIMKNGIESMDSNGRMHVAATRQNKYVKIIIQDNGCGIPKEQLKSLGTPYHSTKEQGTGLGLTVSYEIIKRMNGSIDVHSKVGQGTTFTILLPTTD; this comes from the coding sequence GTGTCTAAATTTTTCTTCATTCTTTTGTTTTCAGTCATACTGACTATGACACTCCCCGCCGTTTACTCTACAGAATTTAGTTATGATCTCAGGATTATCCCGATTATCATTGCATTTATTTACGGTGGTATGAAACCGGGACTATCACTTACAGCCGTTATGCTTGGCTTAACCTATTTTCTCAATCCGACTATGTTCTTTCCGACGTTAGGGAATTATATCGTAGCTTCCGTCATTCTTATTTATTTACATAAGAAGTATCACAAACAAACCAATAAGAATAAGGTCATCATTTTATCTGTATTCTATTTACTGATAGCTGCTAGCAGGGGCATCTTCCTTCTTCAAGAAGGGTATACCTATCAATTTTCGATTAGTTTATTTCTATCATTTGTTACTTTAATTACATTAATTTCAGTGATTATGCTTATTGAGACATTACGAAAGCAAATTACTCTCCACCGAGAGCTTGAACACATTGAAAAAATGAATGCTATTAGTCAATTGGCCGCTTCAGTCGCCCATGAAATTCGTAATCCGATGACCACTGTTCGTGGATTCTTACAAATACTTAGTACGAGTAAAGATATACCTGAGACAGATCGATCTTTCATATCGATTTCTATTGAAGAGCTTGACCGAGCCCAAACAATCATCAACGAATACTTATCATTGTCTAAACCCCAAGAAAGTGCACTAGAAGTTGTCGATTTCTCGAAAGTCATCAATGATTCTATTCAAGTCATCTCAACTTATGCAATCATCAACAATGTAGAAATTTCTAAAGCGATTGATGAAGAAATCCGAATGAAGTGTTACAAGCATGAAATTCAGCAAGTGTTCATTAATATTATGAAAAACGGCATCGAATCGATGGACAGTAATGGTAGGATGCACGTTGCTGCAACAAGACAAAACAAATACGTGAAAATCATCATCCAAGATAATGGATGTGGCATACCGAAAGAACAATTAAAGAGCCTCGGTACACCATATCATTCAACAAAAGAACAAGGAACCGGCTTAGGACTCACTGTTAGCTATGAAATCATCAAACGAATGAATGGTTCTATTGACGTCCATAGTAAGGTCGGACAAGGCACAACTTTCACGATTCTCTTACCCACTACAGACTGA